A genomic segment from Variovorax paradoxus B4 encodes:
- a CDS encoding ABC transporter permease has product MVRGISLFYGLYLLLPIALLLIGSFGGNWTNTLLPTGITGQWYLDLWLDTSFRKAFVSSLVVAMSACAINTVLALPLAHALYHGARRGSSLAARIVSATPVAVPTITLAFGYMIVFNTDLAPWLGSMPLLIAAHAILTLPYLTNTLLSDLRHLDLGRLEQAAATLGASGWQQFTGIVLPSLRQSLISGLVMVAAISVGEFGLSNLLTSFQNRTYPVVLLQAFYGATGFACAATVILLVLASASALLSSSLVKQRA; this is encoded by the coding sequence TTGGTTCGCGGCATCTCGCTTTTCTACGGCCTGTACCTGCTGCTGCCGATCGCCCTGCTGCTGATCGGCAGCTTCGGCGGCAACTGGACCAACACGCTGTTGCCCACGGGCATCACCGGACAGTGGTACCTCGACCTCTGGCTCGACACCTCGTTCCGCAAGGCCTTCGTGAGCAGCCTCGTGGTGGCCATGTCGGCCTGCGCGATCAACACCGTGCTGGCGCTGCCGCTGGCCCATGCGCTGTACCACGGCGCCCGGCGCGGCAGCAGCCTGGCGGCGCGCATCGTGAGCGCCACCCCCGTCGCGGTGCCGACCATCACGCTGGCCTTCGGCTACATGATCGTGTTCAACACCGACCTCGCGCCCTGGCTGGGCTCGATGCCGCTCCTGATCGCGGCGCACGCGATCCTCACGCTGCCCTACCTCACCAACACGCTGCTGAGCGACCTGCGCCACCTGGACCTCGGCCGGCTCGAGCAGGCGGCCGCCACGCTCGGCGCCTCGGGCTGGCAGCAGTTCACCGGCATCGTGCTGCCGAGCCTGCGGCAAAGCCTGATCAGCGGGCTGGTGATGGTCGCGGCCATTTCGGTGGGCGAGTTCGGGCTGTCGAACCTGCTCACGAGCTTCCAGAACCGCACCTATCCGGTGGTGCTGTTGCAGGCCTTCTATGGCGCGACCGGTTTCGCCTGTGCGGCCACGGTGATCCTGCTGGTGCTGGCGAGCGCGTCGGCGCTTCTTTCTTCCTCCCTTGTGAAGCAACGCGCATGA
- a CDS encoding LysR substrate-binding domain-containing protein, translating to MKRDCPTIQELLAFDAVARHQSITLAAGALCITVSAVSKQIAGLEAFLGRELLQKNGRGVQLTPQGRVYWQKISGGLRAIETATFEARSGDAGAGLLTLASVPTFLTKWLIPRLPAFSQKSRHVMLSFSRHLEPSDGIPAGVDAAIRYGPDGWPGVVSEYIAGREFVLIAARALVEKRHRIAQPADVVAHTLLHHEGAPTAWREWAAQHGVPEVQTVAGPRFAQYSALIQAALSGLGIGLVPKLLVQEELAEGSLLSPCGAPVRVDQGHYLCYRPDRLDLPAFAAFREWLLKEGVASRGAQA from the coding sequence ATGAAGCGCGACTGCCCCACCATCCAGGAACTGCTGGCCTTCGACGCCGTGGCGCGCCACCAGAGCATCACGCTCGCGGCCGGCGCCCTGTGCATCACCGTGAGCGCGGTCAGCAAGCAGATCGCGGGGCTCGAGGCCTTCCTGGGCCGCGAGCTGCTGCAGAAGAACGGCCGCGGCGTGCAGCTCACGCCGCAGGGGCGGGTGTACTGGCAGAAGATCTCGGGCGGCCTGCGCGCCATCGAGACCGCGACCTTCGAGGCGCGCTCGGGCGATGCCGGCGCCGGCCTGCTCACGCTCGCGAGCGTGCCCACCTTCCTCACCAAGTGGCTCATCCCGCGCCTGCCGGCCTTCAGCCAGAAGAGCCGCCATGTGATGCTGAGCTTCAGCCGCCACCTGGAGCCCAGCGACGGCATCCCGGCCGGCGTCGATGCCGCCATTCGCTACGGCCCCGACGGCTGGCCCGGCGTGGTGTCCGAATACATCGCGGGGCGCGAGTTCGTGCTGATCGCGGCGCGCGCGCTGGTCGAGAAGCGCCATCGCATCGCGCAGCCGGCCGACGTCGTCGCCCACACGCTGCTGCACCACGAGGGCGCGCCCACCGCCTGGCGCGAGTGGGCCGCGCAGCACGGCGTGCCCGAAGTGCAGACCGTGGCCGGGCCGCGCTTCGCGCAGTATTCGGCGCTGATCCAGGCGGCGCTCAGCGGCCTGGGCATCGGGCTGGTGCCGAAGCTGCTGGTGCAGGAAGAACTGGCCGAGGGATCGCTGCTGAGCCCCTGTGGCGCGCCGGTGCGCGTGGACCAGGGGCACTACCTCTGCTATCGGCCGGACCGGCTCGACCTGCCGGCCTTCGCGGCGTTTCGGGAGTGGCTTCTGAAGGAAGGCGTGGCTTCGCGCGGCGCGCAAGCATGA
- a CDS encoding TRAP transporter large permease, translated as MIRRELWFGLSFMALIVIGAATVLLSADTITNGHLGLLMLSLVVVAIMLGFPTAFTLMGMGMLFTWLAYDRDWHRTLDLMVQAAYKTMANDVLIAVPLFVFMGYLVERANLIESLFKSLHLALARLPGALAVATLVTCTIFATATGIVGAVVTLMGLLALPAMLRAGYSVPLAAGAITAGGCLGILIPPSVLLIVYGATAGVSVVQLYAGAFFPGLMLASLYVVYVIIIARLKPKWAPPLSQAERVVPLPPLSQRLADSPAAHAVVGLLKGRRNAGVPFSHVLRQLGIVAMPGLIFLLLAGFSYKAVTTVEAQARYDIEEIGATRSGGAAEGASAGGLQEPPSTGGLQEPPAEGGLQEPPSGDAPSSGPLAEPPGASAAPAEAAPAQPPAATAPAAEGASVRPAPTWWWVTFAIFGAMVTLFYLFLSFARLEIFKMLLASFFPLVLLILSVLGSIVLGLATPTEAAAMGALGGMLLAAAYRRLNLAVLKESVFLTAKTSAMVCWLFVGSAIFSAAFALLGGQALVEQWVLGMNLTKVQFLVLSQVIIFLLGWPLEWTEIIVIFMPIFIPLLDNFGVDPLFFGLLVALNLQTAFLSPPVAMAAFYLKGVSPPHVTLNQIFLGMLPFMGIQVLAIVLLYIWPQIGLWLPQLLYK; from the coding sequence ATGATCCGCCGCGAACTCTGGTTCGGCCTGTCGTTCATGGCGCTGATCGTGATCGGTGCGGCAACAGTGCTGCTGAGCGCCGACACCATCACCAACGGCCACCTGGGCCTGCTGATGCTCTCGCTGGTGGTGGTGGCGATCATGCTGGGCTTTCCCACCGCCTTCACACTGATGGGCATGGGCATGCTCTTCACCTGGCTGGCCTACGACCGCGACTGGCACCGCACGCTCGACCTGATGGTGCAGGCGGCCTACAAGACCATGGCCAACGACGTGCTCATTGCAGTGCCTCTGTTCGTCTTCATGGGCTACCTGGTGGAGCGCGCGAACCTCATCGAGTCGCTTTTCAAGAGCCTGCACCTGGCGCTCGCGCGGCTGCCGGGCGCATTGGCCGTGGCCACGCTGGTCACATGCACCATCTTTGCCACCGCCACGGGCATCGTGGGCGCGGTGGTCACGCTGATGGGCCTGCTGGCCCTGCCGGCGATGCTGCGCGCAGGCTACAGCGTGCCGCTGGCCGCGGGCGCGATCACGGCGGGCGGGTGCCTCGGCATCCTGATTCCGCCCTCGGTGCTGCTGATCGTCTACGGCGCCACGGCGGGCGTCTCGGTGGTGCAGCTGTATGCGGGCGCGTTCTTTCCGGGGCTGATGCTCGCCTCGCTCTACGTGGTGTACGTGATCATCATCGCGCGGCTCAAGCCGAAATGGGCACCGCCGCTGTCGCAGGCCGAGCGCGTCGTGCCGCTGCCGCCGCTCTCGCAGCGCCTGGCCGACAGCCCCGCCGCGCATGCGGTCGTCGGACTGCTCAAGGGCCGGCGCAATGCCGGCGTGCCGTTCTCGCACGTGCTGCGGCAGCTGGGCATCGTCGCGATGCCCGGCCTGATCTTTCTTCTGCTTGCCGGCTTCAGCTACAAGGCCGTGACCACGGTCGAGGCGCAGGCGCGCTACGACATCGAGGAGATCGGCGCCACGCGCAGCGGCGGTGCGGCGGAAGGCGCGAGCGCGGGCGGATTGCAGGAGCCGCCCTCCACCGGCGGGCTCCAGGAACCACCGGCCGAGGGCGGGCTGCAGGAGCCGCCTTCGGGGGACGCGCCCTCTTCCGGCCCGCTTGCGGAACCGCCGGGCGCATCTGCCGCGCCGGCCGAAGCGGCCCCGGCGCAACCGCCCGCCGCTACCGCACCGGCGGCAGAAGGCGCCTCGGTACGCCCGGCGCCCACCTGGTGGTGGGTCACCTTCGCCATCTTCGGCGCGATGGTCACGCTGTTCTATCTGTTCCTGAGCTTTGCGCGGCTCGAGATCTTCAAGATGCTTCTGGCCTCGTTCTTCCCGCTGGTGCTGCTGATTCTCTCGGTGCTCGGCTCGATCGTGCTGGGCCTTGCCACGCCCACCGAGGCGGCGGCCATGGGCGCCCTGGGCGGCATGCTGCTGGCCGCGGCCTACCGCCGGCTCAATCTCGCGGTGCTGAAGGAGTCGGTATTCCTCACCGCCAAGACCTCGGCCATGGTGTGCTGGCTCTTCGTGGGCTCGGCCATCTTCTCGGCCGCGTTCGCGCTGCTCGGCGGACAGGCGCTGGTGGAGCAGTGGGTGCTGGGCATGAACCTCACGAAGGTGCAGTTCCTGGTGTTGAGCCAGGTCATCATCTTCCTTTTGGGCTGGCCGCTGGAATGGACCGAGATCATCGTGATCTTCATGCCGATCTTCATTCCGCTGCTCGACAATTTCGGCGTCGATCCGCTGTTCTTCGGCCTCCTGGTGGCGCTGAACCTGCAGACCGCATTCCTGAGCCCGCCGGTGGCCATGGCGGCGTTCTACCTGAAGGGCGTGAGCCCGCCGCACGTGACGCTGAACCAGATCTTCCTGGGCATGCTGCCTTTCATGGGCATCCAGGTGCTGGCCATCGTGCTGCTCTACATCTGGCCGCAGATCGGGCTGTGGCTGCCGCAGCTGCTCTACAAGTAG
- a CDS encoding ketopantoate reductase family protein: MKVAVMGAGAVGCYYGAMLARAGHEVVLIGRPSHVEAIRANGLRLETKAFDEQVRLGASTEAGAVQGADLVLFCVKSTDTESAAAQIRPHLSPAALVLTLQNGVDNDERVRSVLPSSEVAAAVVYVATEMAGPGHVKHHGRGELVIAPSRSSEQVAQHLMAAGVPTQISGNVRGSLWAKLVLNCAYNALSAVSQLPYGELVKGVGVADVIRDVVAECLAVAKAEGVAIPGDTDAAVRGIAQSMPSQYSSTAQDLARGKPSEIDHLNGFVVRRGEALGVPTPANRVLFVMVKLLETKQR, translated from the coding sequence ATGAAAGTCGCAGTCATGGGCGCCGGCGCAGTCGGCTGCTACTACGGCGCCATGCTGGCGCGCGCGGGCCACGAGGTGGTGCTGATCGGCCGGCCTTCGCACGTGGAGGCCATTCGTGCCAACGGGCTGCGGCTGGAGACGAAGGCCTTCGACGAGCAGGTGCGGCTCGGCGCGAGCACCGAGGCCGGCGCGGTGCAGGGCGCGGACCTGGTGCTGTTCTGCGTGAAGTCCACCGACACCGAATCGGCCGCGGCGCAGATCAGGCCGCATCTCTCGCCCGCTGCGCTGGTGCTCACGCTGCAGAACGGCGTCGACAACGACGAGCGCGTGCGCTCGGTGCTGCCGTCCAGCGAGGTGGCTGCCGCCGTGGTCTACGTGGCCACCGAGATGGCCGGCCCGGGCCACGTGAAGCACCACGGCCGCGGCGAGCTGGTGATCGCGCCTTCGCGCAGCAGCGAACAGGTTGCGCAGCACTTGATGGCCGCCGGCGTGCCCACGCAGATTTCCGGCAACGTGCGCGGCTCGCTCTGGGCCAAGCTGGTGCTGAACTGCGCCTACAACGCGCTGTCGGCCGTGTCGCAGCTGCCCTACGGCGAACTCGTGAAAGGCGTGGGCGTGGCCGATGTGATCCGCGACGTGGTCGCCGAATGCCTCGCCGTGGCAAAGGCCGAGGGTGTCGCGATTCCGGGCGACACCGACGCGGCCGTGCGCGGCATTGCGCAGTCGATGCCCTCGCAGTATTCATCGACCGCGCAGGACCTCGCACGCGGCAAGCCCAGCGAGATCGACCATCTCAACGGCTTCGTCGTGCGCCGCGGCGAGGCGCTGGGCGTGCCCACGCCCGCCAACCGCGTGCTGTTCGTGATGGTGAAGCTGCTCGAAACCAAGCAGCGTTAG
- the gorA gene encoding glutathione-disulfide reductase, producing the protein MPTFDFDLFVIGGGSGGVRAARMAAQQGARVALAEAADLGGTCVNVGCIPKKLYSYAAGYAESFEEAAGYGWQLPQAPKFDWAHLKAQRAKEISRLNGVYASLLKNSGVVLVSGWAQLLDGHTVEVDGKRHTARHLLVATGGTPYVPDIPGREHIAISDAMFDLDPFPKRLLVVGGGYIACEFASIFNGLGAQVTQLHRRAHLLTGFDDDVRQFLAHEMGKAGVDVRLNCEATSITRGAHGLTVTLARGQQIEADTVLFATGRVPNTQGLGLEAAGVKLDERGAIAVDAHYRSSVPSIYAVGDVSTRVQLTPVALAEAMVVVDELFGKGRRRLDYEFIPTAVFTHPNIGTCGYTELDARAKFGDVAVFSSEFKSLRHTLSGRSERTFMKLVVDRASDRVVGLHMVGADAGEVVQGFAVAMRAGATKALFDSTIGIHPTAAEEFVTMREPMPG; encoded by the coding sequence ATGCCCACATTCGACTTCGATCTTTTCGTCATCGGCGGCGGCAGCGGCGGTGTGCGCGCCGCGCGCATGGCGGCCCAGCAGGGCGCGCGCGTGGCCCTGGCCGAGGCGGCCGACCTTGGCGGCACCTGCGTCAACGTGGGCTGCATTCCGAAGAAGCTCTACAGCTACGCAGCCGGCTATGCCGAATCCTTCGAGGAAGCCGCGGGCTACGGCTGGCAGCTGCCGCAGGCGCCGAAATTCGACTGGGCGCATCTCAAGGCGCAGCGCGCGAAGGAGATCTCGCGGCTCAACGGCGTGTATGCCTCGCTGCTGAAGAATTCCGGCGTGGTGCTGGTCAGCGGCTGGGCGCAGCTGCTCGACGGCCACACGGTCGAGGTCGACGGCAAGCGCCACACGGCGCGCCATCTGCTGGTGGCCACCGGCGGCACGCCCTACGTGCCCGACATTCCGGGCCGCGAGCACATCGCCATCTCCGACGCGATGTTCGACCTCGACCCGTTCCCCAAGCGCCTGCTGGTGGTGGGCGGCGGCTACATCGCCTGCGAGTTCGCATCGATCTTCAACGGCCTGGGCGCCCAGGTGACGCAGCTGCACCGCCGCGCGCACCTGCTCACGGGCTTCGACGACGACGTGCGGCAGTTCCTCGCCCACGAGATGGGCAAGGCGGGCGTCGACGTGCGACTGAACTGCGAGGCCACCTCGATCACGCGCGGGGCGCACGGGCTCACGGTCACGCTCGCGCGCGGCCAGCAGATCGAAGCCGACACGGTGCTCTTTGCGACCGGCCGCGTGCCCAACACCCAGGGGCTCGGCCTCGAAGCGGCAGGCGTGAAGCTCGACGAGCGCGGCGCCATCGCGGTCGATGCGCACTACCGCAGCTCGGTGCCGTCGATCTACGCGGTGGGCGATGTGTCCACGCGCGTGCAGCTCACGCCGGTGGCGCTGGCCGAGGCGATGGTCGTGGTCGACGAGCTGTTCGGCAAGGGCCGGCGCCGGCTCGACTACGAGTTCATTCCGACGGCCGTGTTCACGCACCCCAACATCGGCACCTGCGGCTACACCGAGCTCGACGCGCGTGCGAAGTTCGGCGACGTGGCGGTGTTCTCGAGCGAATTCAAGTCGCTGCGCCACACGCTGTCGGGCCGCAGCGAGCGCACCTTCATGAAGCTGGTGGTCGACAGGGCCAGCGACCGCGTGGTCGGCCTGCACATGGTGGGCGCCGATGCGGGCGAGGTGGTGCAGGGCTTTGCCGTGGCGATGCGCGCGGGCGCGACCAAGGCGCTGTTCGACAGCACCATCGGCATCCACCCGACGGCGGCCGAAGAGTTTGTCACCATGCGCGAACCCATGCCCGGCTAA
- a CDS encoding PEP/pyruvate-binding domain-containing protein has product MKNNKNACASGELRYRNNSAARWMAALASAAMAVAAGPAGAQLARKPSYYQQQNNKAAPEGAAMPSRARPAAPASLPMLRSRGDFDTLARVYDAGTPMQLAHVLFAVDRQARPVRTYYIDTPRYQLHVRFVRDTGLAPRAGKREIDRNYLVPDRRFLFGTLSWQQNIGSFTYEFWEGDRLTPALLRQADAQVKASFFAPVKFKTNSTLHERVATEAGIDFVSQEALIREQPYMPMNLGTATGRVRIVDEASGANALNALLPDDIAVLRQVPISLPPVAGVLTERPSTALSHVNLLAKGWGIPNAYVRDAAAVLREHAGQWVALKVAASGYHVRRLAPEEIAALPPRNVRAAAIGAVPGSARAARPDLNETRLLPLASLRARHSAQCGSKAANLGAVLAARIPSTTVPDGFCIPFAHYDRFMRTNGLAERIARMRQQPGFAGDPQIRQKALAQLRDQIVQWPVDAASAAAWRAAWQTQLGGGGVFVRSSSNSEDLPGFSGAGLYTTVPNVKTGDALELAVKRVWASVFNPEAWEARSAAGFGAESVLMGVFVQTAIDSANAGVMITRDPFDAGHPHVTYISAKRGIGIRVVEGQRVAEQVMYSSWSKAIQVLSRSAEETALQLDKDGGVKEVPVEAGRTVLTDELVLRLANAGAAVKRAFGGVDQDIEWATVGDRIVLLQARPYVERRR; this is encoded by the coding sequence ATGAAAAACAACAAGAACGCCTGTGCGTCGGGCGAACTTCGCTACCGAAACAATAGCGCGGCGCGATGGATGGCGGCGCTCGCGTCCGCCGCAATGGCCGTAGCCGCCGGGCCCGCGGGCGCGCAGCTTGCGCGCAAGCCTTCCTACTACCAGCAGCAGAACAACAAGGCCGCCCCGGAAGGCGCCGCCATGCCATCCCGCGCGCGCCCGGCCGCGCCCGCGTCGCTGCCGATGCTGCGCAGCCGCGGCGACTTCGACACCCTGGCCCGCGTGTACGACGCCGGCACGCCGATGCAGCTGGCCCACGTCCTGTTCGCCGTCGACCGCCAGGCCAGGCCCGTGCGCACCTACTACATCGACACGCCGCGCTACCAGCTGCACGTGCGCTTCGTGCGCGACACCGGGCTCGCGCCGCGCGCGGGCAAGCGCGAGATCGACCGCAACTACCTCGTGCCCGATCGCCGCTTCCTGTTCGGCACGCTGAGCTGGCAGCAGAACATCGGCAGCTTCACCTACGAGTTCTGGGAAGGCGACCGGCTCACCCCCGCGCTGCTGCGCCAGGCCGATGCGCAGGTGAAGGCCAGCTTCTTCGCGCCCGTGAAATTCAAGACCAACTCCACGCTGCACGAACGCGTCGCGACCGAGGCGGGCATCGACTTCGTCAGCCAGGAGGCGCTGATCCGCGAGCAGCCCTACATGCCGATGAATCTGGGTACGGCCACCGGCCGCGTGCGCATCGTGGACGAGGCCTCCGGTGCGAATGCGCTGAACGCGCTGCTGCCCGACGACATCGCCGTGCTGCGCCAGGTGCCGATCAGCCTGCCGCCGGTGGCCGGCGTGCTGACCGAGCGGCCATCAACCGCGCTTTCGCACGTCAACCTGCTGGCCAAGGGCTGGGGCATTCCCAACGCCTATGTGCGCGATGCCGCGGCCGTGTTGCGCGAGCACGCGGGGCAGTGGGTGGCACTCAAGGTGGCTGCGTCGGGCTACCATGTGCGCCGCCTTGCACCGGAAGAAATTGCGGCGCTGCCGCCGCGCAATGTGCGCGCCGCGGCCATCGGCGCGGTGCCCGGCAGCGCAAGGGCCGCCAGGCCCGACCTGAACGAAACGCGCCTGCTGCCGCTCGCATCGCTGCGCGCGCGCCACAGTGCGCAGTGCGGTTCCAAGGCCGCCAACCTTGGCGCCGTGCTGGCCGCGCGCATTCCGTCCACCACGGTGCCCGATGGCTTCTGCATTCCCTTTGCGCACTACGACCGCTTCATGCGCACGAACGGCCTGGCCGAGCGCATCGCGCGCATGCGGCAGCAACCCGGCTTTGCGGGCGATCCGCAGATCCGGCAGAAGGCGCTGGCGCAACTGCGCGACCAGATCGTGCAGTGGCCCGTCGATGCGGCCAGTGCGGCGGCGTGGCGCGCCGCATGGCAAACGCAGCTCGGCGGCGGCGGCGTGTTCGTGCGCAGCTCGTCCAACTCCGAAGACCTGCCCGGTTTCAGCGGCGCGGGGCTCTACACCACGGTGCCCAACGTCAAGACCGGCGACGCGCTCGAACTCGCGGTGAAGAGGGTCTGGGCCTCGGTGTTCAACCCCGAAGCCTGGGAGGCGCGCAGCGCCGCGGGCTTCGGCGCCGAATCGGTGCTGATGGGCGTGTTCGTGCAGACGGCCATCGACTCCGCCAACGCCGGCGTGATGATCACGCGCGACCCCTTCGACGCCGGCCACCCGCACGTCACCTACATCTCGGCCAAGCGCGGCATCGGCATTCGCGTGGTGGAGGGGCAGCGCGTGGCCGAGCAGGTGATGTACTCGAGCTGGTCCAAGGCGATCCAGGTGCTGAGCCGCTCGGCCGAAGAGACGGCGCTGCAGCTCGACAAGGACGGCGGCGTGAAGGAAGTGCCGGTCGAGGCCGGCCGCACCGTGCTGACGGACGAACTGGTGCTGCGCCTTGCCAATGCCGGCGCGGCCGTGAAGCGCGCTTTCGGCGGCGTCGACCAGGACATCGAATGGGCCACGGTGGGCGACCGCATCGTGCTGCTGCAGGCGCGTCCCTATGTGGAGCGGCGCCGCTGA
- a CDS encoding DUF6600 domain-containing protein, whose product MNRPAFPDLHRPLHRWLLGLALLCLGAAASAQQDPPGRVARLNLQQGTVSFAPAGEDSWYDAQPNRPITTGDRLWTDRNARAEVHIGSAALRMDGQTHVEFSELDDDTVRLTANQGNLQLRVRDDLAGQRVEVDTGNLAVVIDAPGEYRVAADPAAGTTWIAVAAGRVTLHGENGESQSLGARQQLTVSGRNLAAVGGAPAQNGSFDAWVAERNRIEDQSISARYVSREVVGYQQLDAYGDWQSDPTYGDVWFPRNLDADWAPYRDGQWVNIAPWGLTWVDAAPWGFAPFHYGRWARVGPRWAWVPGRPAARPVYSPALVGFVGGSGANAALQIGNGRSGVGWFPLAPGEAWRPGYRASQRYLDQVNRMAAYRNRQAELRNDFYANQQMAGAVTVLPADRFGRGPFGRRDLVRLPDDRFARVPVAPAPGIPMHNFGGGFGRPAAVPPPTQLMAREQQEFRYEQARRTQQMQQAQQVQAMQQQQQQQQQQMEWQRQQGLRQQQEWQQRGAQDHQWQQRQQQQQQQQQQQMQIQQQQALRQQQEMQQRAAQAQAQQQQMQQMQQQQRAAQQQALAQQQMLRQQQEMQQRAAQAQQQAQAQQQAQQNAMRQAQEAQVRAIQQQRGFAPSPQPPQPQPQPGQRGGDDPRRLWTSPDQR is encoded by the coding sequence ATGAACCGCCCCGCCTTTCCTGATCTTCACCGGCCATTGCACCGATGGCTGCTCGGATTGGCGCTGCTGTGCCTCGGCGCGGCAGCCAGCGCACAGCAGGACCCACCGGGACGCGTGGCGCGCCTGAACCTGCAGCAGGGCACGGTGAGTTTCGCGCCCGCCGGCGAAGACAGCTGGTACGACGCGCAGCCCAACCGCCCCATCACCACCGGCGACCGGCTCTGGACCGACCGCAATGCACGCGCCGAAGTTCACATCGGCTCGGCGGCGCTGCGGATGGACGGGCAGACGCATGTCGAATTCTCCGAACTCGACGACGACACCGTGCGCCTCACCGCGAACCAGGGCAACCTGCAGCTGCGCGTGCGCGACGACCTTGCGGGCCAGCGTGTCGAAGTGGACACCGGCAACCTCGCGGTCGTGATCGACGCGCCCGGCGAATACCGCGTGGCGGCCGACCCCGCCGCCGGCACCACCTGGATCGCGGTGGCTGCGGGCCGCGTCACGCTGCATGGCGAGAACGGCGAATCGCAATCGCTGGGCGCTCGGCAGCAACTCACCGTGTCGGGCCGCAACCTTGCCGCGGTGGGCGGCGCACCGGCGCAGAACGGCAGCTTCGACGCCTGGGTGGCCGAGCGCAACCGCATCGAGGACCAGTCGATCTCCGCACGCTATGTGTCGCGCGAGGTCGTCGGCTACCAGCAGCTCGACGCCTACGGCGACTGGCAGAGCGACCCGACTTACGGCGACGTCTGGTTCCCGCGCAACCTGGACGCCGACTGGGCGCCCTACCGCGACGGCCAGTGGGTCAACATCGCGCCCTGGGGCCTGACCTGGGTCGACGCCGCGCCCTGGGGTTTTGCGCCTTTCCACTATGGCCGCTGGGCACGCGTGGGGCCGCGCTGGGCCTGGGTGCCGGGGCGGCCGGCCGCACGGCCCGTGTATTCGCCCGCACTGGTCGGCTTCGTGGGCGGCAGCGGCGCCAATGCCGCCTTGCAGATCGGCAACGGCCGCAGCGGCGTGGGCTGGTTCCCGCTGGCCCCCGGGGAGGCATGGCGGCCCGGCTATCGCGCGAGCCAGCGCTACCTCGACCAGGTGAACCGCATGGCGGCCTACCGGAACCGGCAGGCCGAGCTGCGCAACGACTTCTACGCCAACCAGCAGATGGCGGGCGCCGTGACCGTGCTGCCGGCCGACCGCTTCGGCCGCGGCCCCTTCGGCCGGCGCGACCTGGTGCGGCTGCCGGACGACCGCTTCGCGCGCGTGCCGGTCGCGCCGGCGCCGGGCATCCCGATGCACAACTTCGGCGGCGGCTTCGGCCGGCCGGCCGCGGTGCCGCCACCGACGCAGTTGATGGCGCGCGAGCAGCAGGAATTTCGCTACGAGCAGGCGCGGCGAACCCAGCAGATGCAGCAGGCGCAGCAGGTTCAGGCGATGCAGCAACAACAGCAGCAGCAACAACAGCAAATGGAATGGCAGCGCCAGCAGGGCTTGCGCCAGCAGCAGGAGTGGCAGCAGCGCGGCGCACAGGATCATCAGTGGCAACAGCGCCAACAGCAACAGCAACAGCAACAGCAACAGCAGATGCAGATCCAGCAGCAACAGGCGCTGCGGCAGCAGCAGGAAATGCAGCAGCGCGCAGCCCAGGCGCAAGCCCAGCAGCAACAGATGCAGCAGATGCAACAGCAACAGCGCGCGGCACAGCAGCAGGCATTGGCCCAGCAACAGATGCTGCGCCAGCAGCAGGAGATGCAGCAACGCGCCGCACAGGCACAGCAGCAGGCCCAGGCGCAACAACAGGCCCAGCAGAACGCGATGCGCCAGGCGCAGGAGGCGCAGGTGCGCGCCATCCAGCAGCAGCGCGGCTTCGCGCCTTCACCGCAGCCGCCCCAGCCTCAGCCTCAGCCGGGCCAACGCGGCGGCGACGACCCACGCCGGCTGTGGACCTCTCCGGACCAGCGCTGA